The following proteins come from a genomic window of Bradysia coprophila strain Holo2 unplaced genomic scaffold, BU_Bcop_v1 contig_138, whole genome shotgun sequence:
- the LOC119073735 gene encoding nocturnin isoform X1, which yields MNFCFRFIQKITMQSHAETIRKYGHSRRPSYGKAMPVSALLMNRTSQQDRLNDTIAKDGVSPQDESPPMFFTLDEVNSHHHYQQGNDRTVENKKFIEADQMDCSVNAENEFVFVSLKDALPSSHDIETCPMTELCNLLCDNSCEKIENKFGDNGGSGEMNAKVRADDRQKFLSSMLADNVTSAADTESMINEDSLRNERATEDYIDKLKVNEALVRTSMMTSPAARRRLAARKIEMELDAASKDAEDSEYVPPRQLLMFLVRMGSFNSAPKINNADTQDDFVDIPVGLTSTDLVHHCIRMRGDNRPPLLKRNFLKPLDITDGVRVLQLNSVSKMDYFPVCSAPVSSPNHVRVLQWNVLSQSLGQSNDGFVRCPDEALTWECRKYLIIQEIVQTDPDVVCLQEVDHFKFLQSVLATQQYEGIFYPKPDSPCLYISENNGPDGCAIFFKKNKFELVNYDTRILEVWRVQSNQVAIGVNLKVLETGKEFTVCTTHLKARKGALLSKLRNEQGKDLLRFAQHIADVKPIIMCGDFNAEPSEPVYKTILEHKSLGLSSAYSDLIAALGVHLPKPVECESHDDDDSDTVDNHEPPFTTWKIREDGEVCHTIDYVFYSQDKLKVNNCLMFPQDNEIGRDRTPSFRYPSDHFSLVCDFEFTENRDETETSH from the exons ATGAATTTCTGTTTtcgatttattcaaaaaatcacAATGCAGTCTCATGCTGAGACAATTCGTAAATACGGCCATAGCCGGAGACCATCCTACGGGAAAGCTATGCCAGTATCTGCATTACTTATGAACCGTACTTCCCAACAAGATCGCCTGAACGATACAATAGCTAAGGACGGTGTGTCACCCCAAGACGAGTCACCGCCGATGTTTTTTACTCTGGATGAAGTGAATTCTCATCATCATTATCAGCAAGGCAATGATCGTACggtggaaaataaaaaatttattgaagcgGATCAAATGGACTGCAGTGTAAATGCTGAAAATGAATTCGTGTTTGTGTCGCTAAAAGATGCATTGCCATCGAGCCATGACATCGAAACGTGTCCAATGACAGAATTATGTAATCTGTTGTGTGATAATTCGTgcgaaaaaattgagaataaaTTCGGAGATAACGGTGGGTCTggtgaaatgaatgcaaaagTGCGTGCGGACGATAGACAGAAATTTTTATCAAGTATGTTAGCAGATAACGTTACCTCAGCGGCAGACACAGAGTCAATGATAAATGAAGATAGTTTGAGAAATGAACGGGCAACAGAAGATTACATCGATAAGCTTAAGGTTAATGAGGCCTTGGTGCGCACATCAATGATGACTTCACCAGCAGCTCGGCGAAGATTAGCTGCgaggaaaattgaaatggagCTTGATGCGGCTTCTAAAGACGCTGAAGACAGTGAATATGTTCCACCCAGGCAACTTCTGATGTTTCTAGTCAG AATGGGCTCATTCAATTCGGCACCAAAGATCAATAATGCAGACACGCAAGACGACTTTGTTGATATACCGGTCGGATTAACATCAACTGATTTGGTACATCATTGCATCCGAATGAGAGGCGACAATCGGCCGCCATTATTGAAGCGAAATTTTCTCAAACCGCTGGACATAACCGACGGCGTTCGAGTATTGCAGCTAAACTCGGTCTcgaaaa TGGATTATTTTCCAGTATGCAGCGCTCCGGTATCGTCACCCAATCATGTTAGGGTACTGCAATGGAATGTTTTGTCTCAAT CTCTCGGACAAAGCAATGACGGATTTGTCCGTTGTCCTGATGAGGCATTAACATGGGAATGTCGCAAGTACTTAATCATCCAAGAAATTGTCCAAACAGATCCAGATGTTGTATGCTTACAGGAAGTTGACCACTTCAAGTTTTTGCAATCCGTACTGGCCACACAGCAGTACGAAGGCATATTTTATCCGAAACCAGATTCTCCATGTTTGTATATAAGTGAAAACAACGGACCCGACGGCtgtgcaatttttttcaaaaagaacaAATTCGAGTTGGTCAATTATGACACGAGAATATTGGAAGTGTGGCGCGTACAAAGTAACCAAGTGGCTATCGGTGTTAATTTGAAGGTGTTGGAAACTGGTAAAGAGTTTACCGTGTGCACAACACATTTAAAGGCGCGCAAGGGCGCCCTGCTGTCAAAATTGCGCAATGAGCAGGGAAAAGATTTGCTGCGATTTGCTCAACACATTGCTGACGTCAAACCCATTATTATGTGTGGAGATTTTAACGCCGAGCCGTCTGAGCCCGTCTATAAAACCATTCTGGAACACAAATCTTTGGGATTGTCTAGCGCCTATTCCGATTTGATCGCTGCTCTAGGTGTACATTTACCAAAACCAGTGGAATGTGAATctcatgatgatgatgattcgGACACAGTCGATAATCATGAACCCCCATTTACAACGTGGAAAATTCGGGAAGATGGTGAAGTTTGCCACACCATTGACTATGTGTTCTACTCACAGGATAAACTAAAG GTCAACAATTGCCTAATGTTCCCACAAGACAATGAGATTGGCCGTGATCGTACCCCAAGTTTTCGTTATCCTTCCGATCATTTCTCGTTGGTGTGCGACTTCGAGTTCACAGAGAACCGTGATGAAACTGAAACCAGCCATTAA
- the LOC119073735 gene encoding nocturnin isoform X2 has product MNFCFRFIQKITMQSHAETIRKYGHSRRPSYGKAMPVSALLMNRTSQQDRLNDTIAKDGVSPQDESPPMFFTLDEVNSHHHYQQGNDRTVENKKFIEADQMDCSVNAENEFVFVSLKDALPSSHDIETCPMTELCNLLCDNSCEKIENKFGDNGGSGEMNAKVRADDRQKFLSSMLADNVTSAADTESMINEDSLRNERATEDYIDKLKVNEALVRTSMMTSPAARRRLAARKIEMELDAASKDAEDSEYVPPRQLLMFLVRMGSFNSAPKINNADTQDDFVDIPVGLTSTDLVHHCIRMRGDNRPPLLKRNFLKPLDITDGVRVLQLNSVSKICSAPVSSPNHVRVLQWNVLSQSLGQSNDGFVRCPDEALTWECRKYLIIQEIVQTDPDVVCLQEVDHFKFLQSVLATQQYEGIFYPKPDSPCLYISENNGPDGCAIFFKKNKFELVNYDTRILEVWRVQSNQVAIGVNLKVLETGKEFTVCTTHLKARKGALLSKLRNEQGKDLLRFAQHIADVKPIIMCGDFNAEPSEPVYKTILEHKSLGLSSAYSDLIAALGVHLPKPVECESHDDDDSDTVDNHEPPFTTWKIREDGEVCHTIDYVFYSQDKLKVNNCLMFPQDNEIGRDRTPSFRYPSDHFSLVCDFEFTENRDETETSH; this is encoded by the exons ATGAATTTCTGTTTtcgatttattcaaaaaatcacAATGCAGTCTCATGCTGAGACAATTCGTAAATACGGCCATAGCCGGAGACCATCCTACGGGAAAGCTATGCCAGTATCTGCATTACTTATGAACCGTACTTCCCAACAAGATCGCCTGAACGATACAATAGCTAAGGACGGTGTGTCACCCCAAGACGAGTCACCGCCGATGTTTTTTACTCTGGATGAAGTGAATTCTCATCATCATTATCAGCAAGGCAATGATCGTACggtggaaaataaaaaatttattgaagcgGATCAAATGGACTGCAGTGTAAATGCTGAAAATGAATTCGTGTTTGTGTCGCTAAAAGATGCATTGCCATCGAGCCATGACATCGAAACGTGTCCAATGACAGAATTATGTAATCTGTTGTGTGATAATTCGTgcgaaaaaattgagaataaaTTCGGAGATAACGGTGGGTCTggtgaaatgaatgcaaaagTGCGTGCGGACGATAGACAGAAATTTTTATCAAGTATGTTAGCAGATAACGTTACCTCAGCGGCAGACACAGAGTCAATGATAAATGAAGATAGTTTGAGAAATGAACGGGCAACAGAAGATTACATCGATAAGCTTAAGGTTAATGAGGCCTTGGTGCGCACATCAATGATGACTTCACCAGCAGCTCGGCGAAGATTAGCTGCgaggaaaattgaaatggagCTTGATGCGGCTTCTAAAGACGCTGAAGACAGTGAATATGTTCCACCCAGGCAACTTCTGATGTTTCTAGTCAG AATGGGCTCATTCAATTCGGCACCAAAGATCAATAATGCAGACACGCAAGACGACTTTGTTGATATACCGGTCGGATTAACATCAACTGATTTGGTACATCATTGCATCCGAATGAGAGGCGACAATCGGCCGCCATTATTGAAGCGAAATTTTCTCAAACCGCTGGACATAACCGACGGCGTTCGAGTATTGCAGCTAAACTCGGTCTcgaaaa TATGCAGCGCTCCGGTATCGTCACCCAATCATGTTAGGGTACTGCAATGGAATGTTTTGTCTCAAT CTCTCGGACAAAGCAATGACGGATTTGTCCGTTGTCCTGATGAGGCATTAACATGGGAATGTCGCAAGTACTTAATCATCCAAGAAATTGTCCAAACAGATCCAGATGTTGTATGCTTACAGGAAGTTGACCACTTCAAGTTTTTGCAATCCGTACTGGCCACACAGCAGTACGAAGGCATATTTTATCCGAAACCAGATTCTCCATGTTTGTATATAAGTGAAAACAACGGACCCGACGGCtgtgcaatttttttcaaaaagaacaAATTCGAGTTGGTCAATTATGACACGAGAATATTGGAAGTGTGGCGCGTACAAAGTAACCAAGTGGCTATCGGTGTTAATTTGAAGGTGTTGGAAACTGGTAAAGAGTTTACCGTGTGCACAACACATTTAAAGGCGCGCAAGGGCGCCCTGCTGTCAAAATTGCGCAATGAGCAGGGAAAAGATTTGCTGCGATTTGCTCAACACATTGCTGACGTCAAACCCATTATTATGTGTGGAGATTTTAACGCCGAGCCGTCTGAGCCCGTCTATAAAACCATTCTGGAACACAAATCTTTGGGATTGTCTAGCGCCTATTCCGATTTGATCGCTGCTCTAGGTGTACATTTACCAAAACCAGTGGAATGTGAATctcatgatgatgatgattcgGACACAGTCGATAATCATGAACCCCCATTTACAACGTGGAAAATTCGGGAAGATGGTGAAGTTTGCCACACCATTGACTATGTGTTCTACTCACAGGATAAACTAAAG GTCAACAATTGCCTAATGTTCCCACAAGACAATGAGATTGGCCGTGATCGTACCCCAAGTTTTCGTTATCCTTCCGATCATTTCTCGTTGGTGTGCGACTTCGAGTTCACAGAGAACCGTGATGAAACTGAAACCAGCCATTAA
- the LOC119073735 gene encoding nocturnin isoform X4, which translates to MALLATTTRIFGRQRQFSRLLAIPRMGSFNSAPKINNADTQDDFVDIPVGLTSTDLVHHCIRMRGDNRPPLLKRNFLKPLDITDGVRVLQLNSVSKICSAPVSSPNHVRVLQWNVLSQSLGQSNDGFVRCPDEALTWECRKYLIIQEIVQTDPDVVCLQEVDHFKFLQSVLATQQYEGIFYPKPDSPCLYISENNGPDGCAIFFKKNKFELVNYDTRILEVWRVQSNQVAIGVNLKVLETGKEFTVCTTHLKARKGALLSKLRNEQGKDLLRFAQHIADVKPIIMCGDFNAEPSEPVYKTILEHKSLGLSSAYSDLIAALGVHLPKPVECESHDDDDSDTVDNHEPPFTTWKIREDGEVCHTIDYVFYSQDKLKVNNCLMFPQDNEIGRDRTPSFRYPSDHFSLVCDFEFTENRDETETSH; encoded by the exons ATGGCATTGCTTGCGACAACAACCCGAATTTTCGGCCGACAAAGACAATTTAGTCGATTGCTAGCCATACCAAG AATGGGCTCATTCAATTCGGCACCAAAGATCAATAATGCAGACACGCAAGACGACTTTGTTGATATACCGGTCGGATTAACATCAACTGATTTGGTACATCATTGCATCCGAATGAGAGGCGACAATCGGCCGCCATTATTGAAGCGAAATTTTCTCAAACCGCTGGACATAACCGACGGCGTTCGAGTATTGCAGCTAAACTCGGTCTcgaaaa TATGCAGCGCTCCGGTATCGTCACCCAATCATGTTAGGGTACTGCAATGGAATGTTTTGTCTCAAT CTCTCGGACAAAGCAATGACGGATTTGTCCGTTGTCCTGATGAGGCATTAACATGGGAATGTCGCAAGTACTTAATCATCCAAGAAATTGTCCAAACAGATCCAGATGTTGTATGCTTACAGGAAGTTGACCACTTCAAGTTTTTGCAATCCGTACTGGCCACACAGCAGTACGAAGGCATATTTTATCCGAAACCAGATTCTCCATGTTTGTATATAAGTGAAAACAACGGACCCGACGGCtgtgcaatttttttcaaaaagaacaAATTCGAGTTGGTCAATTATGACACGAGAATATTGGAAGTGTGGCGCGTACAAAGTAACCAAGTGGCTATCGGTGTTAATTTGAAGGTGTTGGAAACTGGTAAAGAGTTTACCGTGTGCACAACACATTTAAAGGCGCGCAAGGGCGCCCTGCTGTCAAAATTGCGCAATGAGCAGGGAAAAGATTTGCTGCGATTTGCTCAACACATTGCTGACGTCAAACCCATTATTATGTGTGGAGATTTTAACGCCGAGCCGTCTGAGCCCGTCTATAAAACCATTCTGGAACACAAATCTTTGGGATTGTCTAGCGCCTATTCCGATTTGATCGCTGCTCTAGGTGTACATTTACCAAAACCAGTGGAATGTGAATctcatgatgatgatgattcgGACACAGTCGATAATCATGAACCCCCATTTACAACGTGGAAAATTCGGGAAGATGGTGAAGTTTGCCACACCATTGACTATGTGTTCTACTCACAGGATAAACTAAAG GTCAACAATTGCCTAATGTTCCCACAAGACAATGAGATTGGCCGTGATCGTACCCCAAGTTTTCGTTATCCTTCCGATCATTTCTCGTTGGTGTGCGACTTCGAGTTCACAGAGAACCGTGATGAAACTGAAACCAGCCATTAA
- the LOC119073753 gene encoding uncharacterized protein LOC119073753: MSNPKHSRVNVGDEDHQDLDFLSTEFEEEAEEDMNGYNVSKQHRQIYENAMHVLARSEHWNNPNYSRRTASTSIVSSSSDEPTIDLNNVNTQYKFNPSEITGRSTATNDASMSVEQILCESQCSDVRAMADELRRFKIRESQGGEQLAYTADVSLASSKSFRSSMSKPDDWDLHNQNSSGSGSDIFIPSDRVKAFLESEEHVWAQEYATLPPESDVPTAGNSKKAPFELTDFSRSRLASESGNESNASFGQFFIKRSENLLEMLPNISPTRTGMPMALIDSVNTTQDTNVGNTQIISSPSKNRMSARDGESFIDQAAIQSFFQKCNEFSPATVTNNLMKLKKPRGTPATITLSTTMPMESLPLKPLQTKPNVNVLKVERFSGNVAALRNHLSNIPIPVQSALLTPGGHIRRKDFNKENENSLRHDEINFDKHLLSDTLSMSGILSSSKVQGNSTKTSLEEEGANSVPVVLNDVVNQTIDAKNNDTHNTTADVTPTNSPLRNRKRSRSNERAMLANATPPRTLNALDVYYNSKHRLTPSPRTQSNSSTPDTPRSRANLNVLFSRTQETPSPNRSGNSTPVGNSQHSNGLYSTHSTNFLGPSVSNMRNLDHHLRSPKLLAQSNSQFSSVSDLREFAIKSSQSVISWPSQKLRTPSVKQFTIKNIGGKKLTMKIEVVGPGFQLSPSEPFQLIALQAQECRTISVTFCPIALGAAVGKLNFCHAKDTADKTVRKIIPLYGYGGHTVVEVQDVCQGVVGNPFLQLGTVGDLLNLQMHGAFSIYNKGPLSGVAIIRVKSDLKKPSGSSHYAALTLTPAKCVIGPDSYIRIDIAYRPRKNDVRKLLRQEGNVLAVATLEVFMADEPSRQRILGLINKFANNSSDIYLLDELFRGITTDVVENFAEFQETEDMIAELFNKMKTTEIVLTVKRSTMDQTIESEHDFFMSDTNESMFFHTLVSDDALAGPSIPATITSVKTVASSLIPSSSSTLHHPVQRSERNQTYNWYLNKTEIRINLNNFNDARSQIEIVSKSRSQQMFEIDSNCPHVFTIEPDCGVISPGSTATVTVSLKNANLNSDGMFIRIRVDKKQDAIVPVILDR, translated from the exons ATGTCGAATCCAAAACATTCCAG GGTCAACGTCGGTGACGAAGACCATCAGGATCTAGATTTCTTGTCGACTGAATTTGAGGAAGAAGCAGAAGAAGATATGAACG GCTACAATGTTTCCAAACAACATCGCCAAATTTATGAAAACGCAATGCACGTCCTAGCACGATCAGAACATTGGAATAATCCAAATTATTCGCGACGAACGGCTTCCACTTCCATCGTTTCTTCGTCATCTGATGAGCCGACTATTGATCTCAACAACGTCAACACTCAATACAAATTCAATCCGTCGGAAATAACTGGCAGATCAACAGCGACAAATGATGCGAGCATGTCTGTCGAGCAGATCCTATGTGAAAGTCAATGTTCTGACGTACGGGCGATGGCAGACGAGTTAAGAAGGTTTAAAATTCGTGAGAGTCAAGGCGGTGAACAGCTAGCATACACAGCTGATGTTAGCTTGGCGTCGTCCAAAAGCTTCCGATCTTCAATGTCAAAACCAGATGATTGGGACTTGCACAACCAAAATAGTAGTGGCAGTGGTAGTGATATATTCATACCATCTGACCGTGTGAAAGCCTTCCTAGAAAGCGAAGAACATGTGTGGGCTCAGGAATATGCAACTCTCCCACCAGAATCGGATGTTCCAACTGCGGGAAATTCGAAGAAAGCACCATTTGAATTGACGGACTTTTCCAGATCCCGTTTGGCAAGCGA GTCAGGAAATGAGTCGAATGCTTCGTTCGGGCAATTCTTCATAAAACGAtcggaaaatttattggaaatgcTGCCGAACATAAGTCCAACGAGAACTGGAATGCCAATGGCTCTCATTGATTCGGTGAACACAA CTCAAGACACCAATGTTGGCAACACGCAAATCATCTCTTCACCGTCAAAAAACCGCATGTCTGCAAGGGACGGTGAATCATTCATAGACCAGGCAGCTATTCAATCTTTCTTTC aaaaatgcAACGAATTCTCACCGGCAACTGTAACCaacaatttaatgaaactgAAGAAACCGAGAGGCACACCAGCCACGATCACATTGTCAACTACAATGCCAATGGAATCACTGCCACTCAAGCCACTTCAAACAAAGCCTAATGTGAATGTGTTGAAGGTTGAAAGGTTCAGCGGAAATGTAGCAGCGCTAAGAAACCATTTGTCTAACATACCGATTCCCGTCCAAAGTGCATTATTGACACCGGGTGGTCACATTAGAAGAAAAGATTTCAACAAAGAGAACGAGAACAGCCTTCGTCACGACGAAATCAATTTCGATAAACATTTATTGTCGGACACATTGAGCATGTCAGGAATTCTGAGTTCTAGTAAAGTGCAGGGAAACTCGACGAAAACTAGTCTCGAGGAAGAAGGTGCCAATTCCGTTCCAGTTGTATTGAATGATGTTGTCAACCAGACAATCGACGCGAAAAACAATGACACACACAATACAACCGCTGATGTTACACCAACCAACTCACCACTAAGAAATCGCAAGCGAAGTCGAAGTAATGAAAGAGCAATGCTAGCCAATGCTACGCCTCCGCGCACCCTAAATGCTTTAGACGTTTATTACAACAGCAAACATCGGCTGACTCCGTCACCCCGGACTCAATCGAACAGCTCAACACCCGATACTCCAAGGTCCAGAGCGAACTTGAACGTTTTATTTAGTCGCACTCAGGAGACACCATCGCCGAACAGAAGTGGAAACTCGACTCCAGTTGGAAATTCACAGCATTCCAACGGGCTATACTCAACTCATTCGACCAATTTTTTGGGTCCATCCGTTTCCAACATGAGAAATCTTGACCATCACTTGCGGTCGCCGAAACTGTTAGCCCAATCGAATTCTCAATTCAGCAGCGTCAGTGATCTACGGGAATTTGCAATTAAATCGTCGCAAAGCGTAATTTCGTGGCCGAGCCAAAAGTTACGCACACCATCCGTGAAACAGTTTACGATCAAAAACATCGGTGGCAAGAAATTAACGATGAAGATCGAGGTGGTTGGTCCGGGCTTCCAG CTAAGCCCATCGGAACCGTTCCAATTGATTGCACTCCAAGCACAGGAATGTCGTACGATATCTGTTACATTTTGTCCAATCGCTCTCGGAg ctGCGGTCGGAAAGCTGAATTTTTGTCACGCAAAGGATACGGCTGACAAAACCGTTCGGAAAATAATTCCGCTTTACGGCTATGGTGGACACACTGTGGTCGAAGTTCAAGACGTATGTCAAGGCGTTGTTGGCAACCCATTTTTACAGTTGGGTACTGTCGGAGATTTACTAAACCTACAGATGCATGgcgcattttccatttataatAAAGGACCGCTTAGTGGAGTAGCGATTATTCGGGTAAAATCCGATTTGAAGAAGCCCAGTGGATCATCACATTATGCAGCTCTGACACTAACTCCAGCCAAATGCGTCATTGGTCCTGATTCGTACATCCGTATCGATATTGCGTATCGTCCGCGAAAAAACGACGTTCGAAAATTGCTGCGACAGGAGGGTAATGTCTTGGCTGTTGCCACTCTGGAAGTTTTTATGGCAGATGAGCCGTCACGTCAACGCATCTTGGGTCTGATCAATAAATTTGCCAACAATTCGTCGGACATCTACCTGTTGGACGAACTATTTAGAGGCATCACCACGGATGTTGTTGAGAATTTCgcagaatttcaagaaaccgAGGATATGATAGCTGAGCtcttcaataaaatgaaaacaacggAAATCGTTCTGACTGTAAAACGCAGCACAATGGATCAAACTATCGAATCGGAACATGACTTCTTTATGTCCGATACCAACGAGTCCATGTTTTTCCACACTCTGGTTTCGGATGACGCACTAGCTGGACCATCAATTCCAGCTACTATCACCTCAGTGAAGACCGTAGCCTCGTCGCTTATCCCGTCGTCATCGAGCACTTTACATCATCCCGTGCAGCGATCGGAACGGAATCAGACATACAACTGGTACCTCAACAAGACGGAGATTCGAATTAATCTGAACAATTTTAACGATGCGAGAAGTCAAATCGAAATTGTCAGCAAGTCTCGAAGTCAGCAAATGTTCGAAATTGATTCCAACTGTCCGCACGTGTTCACAATAGAACCGGACTGCGGTGTGATAAGTCCAGGATCAACAGCAACGGTCACTGTTTCTCTGAAGAATGCGAATTTGAATAGTGATGGAATGTTCATCCGAATTCGTGTCGACAAGAAACAGGATGCTATTGTTCCGGTGATCCTCGACAGGTAA
- the LOC119073735 gene encoding nocturnin isoform X3, translating to MSDSETKNVTVHVNFIYYLLIYHVFVPMVKLIRLIKLRMGSFNSAPKINNADTQDDFVDIPVGLTSTDLVHHCIRMRGDNRPPLLKRNFLKPLDITDGVRVLQLNSVSKICSAPVSSPNHVRVLQWNVLSQSLGQSNDGFVRCPDEALTWECRKYLIIQEIVQTDPDVVCLQEVDHFKFLQSVLATQQYEGIFYPKPDSPCLYISENNGPDGCAIFFKKNKFELVNYDTRILEVWRVQSNQVAIGVNLKVLETGKEFTVCTTHLKARKGALLSKLRNEQGKDLLRFAQHIADVKPIIMCGDFNAEPSEPVYKTILEHKSLGLSSAYSDLIAALGVHLPKPVECESHDDDDSDTVDNHEPPFTTWKIREDGEVCHTIDYVFYSQDKLKVNNCLMFPQDNEIGRDRTPSFRYPSDHFSLVCDFEFTENRDETETSH from the exons ATGTCGGATagtgaaacgaaaaatgtgaCAGTGCACGtcaattttatatattatttACTAATTTATCATGTTTTTGTGCCAATGGTTAAATTGATCAGACTGATTAAGCTCAG AATGGGCTCATTCAATTCGGCACCAAAGATCAATAATGCAGACACGCAAGACGACTTTGTTGATATACCGGTCGGATTAACATCAACTGATTTGGTACATCATTGCATCCGAATGAGAGGCGACAATCGGCCGCCATTATTGAAGCGAAATTTTCTCAAACCGCTGGACATAACCGACGGCGTTCGAGTATTGCAGCTAAACTCGGTCTcgaaaa TATGCAGCGCTCCGGTATCGTCACCCAATCATGTTAGGGTACTGCAATGGAATGTTTTGTCTCAAT CTCTCGGACAAAGCAATGACGGATTTGTCCGTTGTCCTGATGAGGCATTAACATGGGAATGTCGCAAGTACTTAATCATCCAAGAAATTGTCCAAACAGATCCAGATGTTGTATGCTTACAGGAAGTTGACCACTTCAAGTTTTTGCAATCCGTACTGGCCACACAGCAGTACGAAGGCATATTTTATCCGAAACCAGATTCTCCATGTTTGTATATAAGTGAAAACAACGGACCCGACGGCtgtgcaatttttttcaaaaagaacaAATTCGAGTTGGTCAATTATGACACGAGAATATTGGAAGTGTGGCGCGTACAAAGTAACCAAGTGGCTATCGGTGTTAATTTGAAGGTGTTGGAAACTGGTAAAGAGTTTACCGTGTGCACAACACATTTAAAGGCGCGCAAGGGCGCCCTGCTGTCAAAATTGCGCAATGAGCAGGGAAAAGATTTGCTGCGATTTGCTCAACACATTGCTGACGTCAAACCCATTATTATGTGTGGAGATTTTAACGCCGAGCCGTCTGAGCCCGTCTATAAAACCATTCTGGAACACAAATCTTTGGGATTGTCTAGCGCCTATTCCGATTTGATCGCTGCTCTAGGTGTACATTTACCAAAACCAGTGGAATGTGAATctcatgatgatgatgattcgGACACAGTCGATAATCATGAACCCCCATTTACAACGTGGAAAATTCGGGAAGATGGTGAAGTTTGCCACACCATTGACTATGTGTTCTACTCACAGGATAAACTAAAG GTCAACAATTGCCTAATGTTCCCACAAGACAATGAGATTGGCCGTGATCGTACCCCAAGTTTTCGTTATCCTTCCGATCATTTCTCGTTGGTGTGCGACTTCGAGTTCACAGAGAACCGTGATGAAACTGAAACCAGCCATTAA